CTGCATTTAATATACCAAGAAGGATGACCTCCGGCGTCGATTTTAACCGTACGTCTTTAATTCTCGCTGTGCTTGAAAAAAAAGCAGGTATTAAGCTTTACGATCAGGATGTCTATGTTAATGTGGCAGGTGGGATAAAGTTAAACGATCCATCTGCTGATTTAGCGATAGCCGCCGCTATAGTATCAGCTTACAGGAATAAAGCGCTAAACGATTGTGTAATAGCAGGTGAGATAGGTTTGACCGGCCAGATAAGGACAGTTGCAAGAGCAGACAGGCGTGCAGAGGAAAGCAAGAGGTTTGGGTTTAAAAAACTTATTTTGCCAAAGGGAAATGCTTTTTTAAATACAGATATGGATATGGTGTTTGTTAAAAATATATGGGAAGCGTTGGTTGCAATGTTCCCGAGGGATAAAGAAGCCTAGTGTTTTATTTCAAATTAAATTTCCCAAGCGTTTCAAGAGTCTTTTTCTCGTTTAGAATAATGTCATAAAGGCTAAGCCCAAGTGTTTCGCAAAGAGCTGCCATAAAGAACATGGTTTCGCCGAGTTCATGTTCTATTATGCTTTTACAGTTTTCGCAAAGCTCTCCCTCCAGATGTGTCTGAGTCTGCTGTGTTAAAGAAGAATATTCAGTTTCTCCGTCTAAATTTTGTTTTGACGCATGGATCTGCATGCAACCGCAGCTTGTAATCGCTTTGGTAACTGCCCGGTTGGACTTTGCGAAGAATATGTTCAGTTTGGATAAAACGTCGAGCAGGCTTTTGTTTCTTATTAGGTTTTCGCTTACAACTTGTTGAAAGTCTTCAAATTGCATGTCTTTAACAGAAATTTTCATATTCCCACCTATGATTTAAAAGATTTGTATTTAACTTAATTATATTTCATTAAAATCTCTTGTCAAACGGATAGACAAAAAAAGCTAAAATCTTCTAGTAGGTGGATTTGTTGACAAAAGGAAATGGGTGCTCTATCATAATGTATAAGGGGAGTTTTATATGTTTAAAGTGGGAGACCATGTAGTTTATCCCATGCATGGGGTGGGCGTTATTGAGGCAATTGAAGATAAGATCATCATGGAAAAGGAGATAAAGTATTATGTCCTTCGTTTTTCTGTTGATGAAATGTGTGTAATGATTCCGGTGGACAATGCCGCTAATGTAGGGCTGCGTTATGTGTCTTCGCCCGAGGTATGTTTTAATATCATAAAATATTTAAACGATGAAATTAAACCCGGTGAAACAAGTGCGTGTAAACTTTTTAAACAAAACTTGGAAAAGTTAAAGACTGGGGAAATATCAGAAGTAGCTCAGGTCATACGTGTTTTAAAGGCAAAATATTATCAAAACGGGCTTTCTTCCGGAGAAAAAAGGATGCTTGCGCAAGCGCTTACTATATTGACTTCCGAAATAGCGATGTCCATTGATTCGACCCCTGAAGAGATAAAGGATAAGATTGTAGATTTTATATAATATCATTTATTTATTCTAAAAAGGAGAAGCGTATTTGAAAAAACTTTATAGAACACTAATTATATTGTTAGGTTTTGGAGTTGGGCCTATGATCGTCGGCATAGTTGAATATATTATCGCAAGGGCTGGCATTATAGGGCTAAGAGACGTTTTTACACCACTTGGCGTTTTAATCATTTATTTTTCAAGTGGGATTTTAACCGGTATTATTTTTATTATATTATCAAAACGTTTATCGCAGTCTTTAATGAACTTTGTTGTTTCAA
This genomic stretch from Eubacteriales bacterium harbors:
- a CDS encoding DUF1573 domain-containing protein — encoded protein: MKISVKDMQFEDFQQVVSENLIRNKSLLDVLSKLNIFFAKSNRAVTKAITSCGCMQIHASKQNLDGETEYSSLTQQTQTHLEGELCENCKSIIEHELGETMFFMAALCETLGLSLYDIILNEKKTLETLGKFNLK
- a CDS encoding CarD family transcriptional regulator, with protein sequence MFKVGDHVVYPMHGVGVIEAIEDKIIMEKEIKYYVLRFSVDEMCVMIPVDNAANVGLRYVSSPEVCFNIIKYLNDEIKPGETSACKLFKQNLEKLKTGEISEVAQVIRVLKAKYYQNGLSSGEKRMLAQALTILTSEIAMSIDSTPEEIKDKIVDFI